The nucleotide window AGTTGCAGATAGGGGTAGAACTAATTAAAAAGGCCGACTAGGCAGCTAGCGTGGGCCGGTGGTTGGTTACTTCCTGGATGGCCTGCTCCAGCTCGGGCACCTGCACAGCTACCTGGCGCCCATCTACGGCTTGCAGGAAAGCATCCACGGGCGTTTTGGTGCCGGGGGCGGGCGGCAAACTCAAATCCTGCACCCGGCGCGTGGCCTGGGTCAGGAGCCGGTCGAGGAAGCGGTGCTCCCGGGTGCCGGCCGTCATGGCGGCTACCTGCGGGGTGAGGCGCGCCACCTCGTCCTTGGCCTGCTGCAAGGCCTTGGCCCGGTCTTGTGCCCGCTCCGCCGACTTATCGGCGCGCAAATCGAGTACCTCATCGTTGAGGGTGAACTCGCGCAGCTCGCGTTGCAGGGCCGCCAGGGCGGCGTCGCACTCGGCTTGAGTGGTAAGTAATGCTACTGGAAATGGCATAAATAGGATAGATAAAGGTGGCGAAGTTGCCGGGTATAAGATAATTGGAATATTGAATTTTAACACTAGGTCCGGCCCCAAAAGGTAGGGCCTGGAAAGCCCGGGGAGGCTACGCCGCCAGTAGTAGGGCCAGCGTGGCACGCAGCCCCGCCACGCGGGCGGCCAGCAGGCGGCCGGTGGCCGCCGTGGCGGCTGGGTCGGGGTCAGCCACGGTCAGGTCGGCGGCCAGCTCGTCGAGCCAACGGGCGTAGTGGGCAGCTTCGGCGGGGTCGGTAGGAGGGGTGGCGGCCCGTAGCAGGACCAGCCCAGCTCGGCGGTGTTCCAGGGCCGCGGCCTGCCGCTGGAACAGAGCCAGCTGCTGCCCCTGGCTGAGCAGCTGAAGCTGGTAGCGCCGCCAGTACCGGCGCCAGTACCGGCGCAGGTGCTCGGTGGTGGCTGGTCCGGGGGCAGCAGCACGGCAGCGTCGGGGCGGGCAGGGCCGCCAGTGGATCGAAGGGGGCGGAGGCCGCAGCAGCGGGTGGCGGGCCCTGCCCAGGGGCGGGGGCAGCAGGGGCGTGAGCACCAGCAGGCGCGGGGCCAGGGCGGGCGACAGGCCCCGCCGCCCCGCCTCCAGGTGCGACACAAAGCCCGACGACACGCCCAGATAACGGGCTAGCTGCCGGACCGTCAGGCCGAAGTGTGCCCGAACGGCGGCCGTTAAACTTATGAGAGACTCGGTATCAGGCATAAAAGCAGGCAAAACGAGTTGGTGTGAAAGTGTGGTCAGCGCTGCTCTCGGTGGTAGTACCGCCTTTTTCGGTACTGCGACTCAGCCGGGAGAAGCCACAGGAAGCAAAAGCCCCTACGGAAGTCGGTTTAGGTAGACAAGCTTCCTTACTAGGACAAGCTTGTCTACGCAGGTACGTAGACAAGCCTCGATAAAGAAGCTACTCTGTCTACGTACCTGCGTAGACAAACCTCCCCAAGGTAAGGAGTTTGTCTACGTACTCGGCATGGGGGCATGGGCTACCTTTTCTGCTGCACTGGGGCGCGTCGTCGGCGCTGTTTGGCCCTGCCGCTTACTGATTAGCAGCAGTGACCGGGATTCAGGCTCTCGTTTCAGAGAAAAATAGTACGACCAGGGTACCCTAAGGCTCAGCCGTAGTACCTTTACCCTTCGCTCTTAGTGCTCTATAGCTTATCAGACTTCCGGCTCGCCCGGTTCCCGCCTTAGCCTACACCCCGGAAGTGGCGCTCCGCCTGTTGCATGATTCCATTCTCTACTGCTATTTCCCGGTGCGAATTGCGCGCCGCAGAACGTATTGTGTCGTGCCTGGCGGCGCTGTCTGACGGCTTCTATTCCCGGCATTCGGGGGCCCGGGCCGGCTGCTGCGCTGCCTGGCAGTAGTGCTCGGCCTGCTGCCCTGGGCGGCCCAGGCCCAGGCTCCCGCCGGCGGCACCACTCCCTCCTTGGGCACCGTACTCAACGCCGACGGCACGCTGCGCCCGGGCGGAGCCGGCTCGTTCGATGCCACTGGCTACCGCATGAAGCTTGATTCGGCCTCGGGACAGCCCACCTTCCGGCCCGCCGGCGCGGATGATGATACATGGCAGGACGGCTTCGGCATGAACGGTGCCGATGGCATCGTGCGGGCCGTAGCGCGGGCCGCTAACGGGGACCTCTACGTGGGCGGTGAATTTACGATTGTGGGCGCAGTAGCGGCCCGCGGAATAGCCCGGTGGAACGGCACGGCCTGGAGCGGACTGGGCAATGGCACCGCCCCGGCTACCAGCATCAACAACGGGGTAAGCAGTTCCGTCAATGCCCTGGCCGTGCTGGGTAACGACCTGTACGTGGGCGGCCTGTTTAGCCAGGCGTATACCGTCGGCGGGCCGGTGGCCGTCAATGGCGTGGCCAAGTGGAACGGCACGGCCTGGAGCGGGCTGGGCAATGGCAGTACGGTGGCTACCTACAATAATAATGGGGTAGGTGTGGTGTATGCCCTGGCCGTACTGGGAACGGACCTCTACGTGGGTGGCAGCTTCACGACGGCCTATAGTGCCAGCGGCTCGATGTCCGTTAACCGCGTGGCCAAGTGGAACGGCACGAGCTGGAGCGGGCTGGGCAATGGCACCGCGGTAGCTACCAGCACCAACAACGGAGTAAACAACACCGTCAATGCCCTGGCCGTACTGGGAACCGACCTCTACGTGGGTGGGCGCTTCACTGACGCCTCCAGTGCCAGCGGCTCGGTGCCGACCCGCTTCGTGGCCCGCTGGGACGGCTCGGCTTGGAACGGGATGGGCAACGGCTCTAACGTGGCCACCGTTGGCAACAACGGGGTAAACAACGTCGTCAATGCCCTGGCCGTGCTGAACAATGAGCTCTACGTGGGGGGCCAGCATACCGCTGCCAACGGTACCAGCGGCACAGTGGCAGCCAGCCGGATAGCCAAGTGGGACGGCGTGAGTTGGAGCCGACTAAGTTCGGGCCTTGCGACCCTCGCTAGCAACGGGGTCAATACTTCCGTCAATGCCCTGGCCGTGCTGAACAACGAACTCTACGTGGGCGGAACCTTCAACGCCGTCGCCAACGCCAGCACTTCGGTGCCGGCCAACAACCTCGCCAAGTGGGACGGCACCACCTGGAGTGGGCTAGGCAACGGTACAGCCCCGGTCACGAGCACCAACAACGGGACGAATAACTATGTCACTGCCCTGGCCGTGCTGGGCAATGATCTCTACGTGGGCGGAGCCTTCAACGCCGTCGCCAGCGCCAGTGGCCCGGCCACAATTAACTATGTCGCCAAGTGGGACGGCGCGGCCTGGAGCAGCCTGGGCTCGGGTCTGAACGGGGCCGATGGGTACATACGCGCCGTAGCGCGGGCTGCCAACGGAGACCTCTACGTGGGCGGCGACTTTACCAGCGTGGGCCCGGTAGCAGCCAATCGGGTAGCCCGGTGGAACGGTAGGGCCTGGAGCGCGCTGGGCAACGGCTCAGCCCCGGCTACCAGCACCAACAACGGCGTGAGCCGCCTCGTCTATGCCCTAGCCGTGCTCGGCAATGACCTCTACGTGGGTGGCAGCTTTACAACGGCCTACACTACCGGCGGTCCGGTAGAGACCAACAACATCGCCCGCTGGGATGGCACGGCCTGGAGTGGGCTGGGCAATGGCTCGGCCTCCGCCAACATTATCAATAATGGAGCAAACAGCAGTGTCTATGCCCTAGCCGTGCTCGGCAATGACCTCTACTTAGGTGGCAGCTTTACGGCGGCCTACACTACCGGCGGCTCGGTGAGGGCTAATAATATTGTCAAGTGGGACGGTGCCGCCTGGAGTGGGCTAGGCAATGGCTCAGCCGCTGCTACCAGCACCAACAACGGGGTAAACAGTTCCGTCAATGTCCTGGCCGTGCTGGGCACTGACCTCTACATGGGTGGCAACTTCACGGCAGCCAACAGCGCCAGTGCAATCGTGCTAGCCCAACGAATAGTGAAGTGGGATGGTACGGCCTGGAGTGCGCTGGGTAATGGCTCGGCTACTGCTACCAGCACCAACAATGGGGTAAGCAGCCTAGTCGATGCCCTGGCCGTGCTGGATAATAACCTGTACGTAGGCGGCCTATTCTCCACGGCCACCAATGCCAGCGGCCCGGTGCCGGTTAACAGCATCGCTAAATGGAACGGCACCACCTGGAGTGCCCTGGGCAACGGCGCGTCTACGGCTACCAGCTTTAACAATGGAGTGAATGGCACCGTTCATGCCCTGGCTGCGTGGGGCAATGAGCTCTACGTGGGCGGACATTTCTCCACTGTAAATACCGCTAGCAGCGTAACGACAGTTAACCGCCTCGCCAAGTGGAACGGCTCAGCCTGGAGCGCCGTGGGCACGGGGCTGAACAATGGTGTTGAGGCTCTTCTCGTCACCAGCAGCCAAATCGTGGCTGGCGGCTACTTTACGACTGTGGGCGACGGTAGCAAGGTTACGGTGCGCATCGCCATCTATGGTGCCCCGCCGCCCCGCTACCGGTAGAGCTGACGCAGTTCACCGCCGCCCTGCAGGGGAAGGCGCCGTGCGCCTGGCCTGGGCCACAGCCTCGGAGCAGAACAGCGCCACCTTCGAAATGCAGCGCAGCCTGGATGGCAAAACCTTTGCCGCCATTGGCACGGTGCAAGCGGCGGGCAGCAGCACAAGCCGCCGGAGCTACGCGTGGCTGGACACCAGGCTGCCCCAGGGCGTGTCGGTACTTTACTACCGCCTGCGGCAGGTGGATACCGATGGCACAGTCAGCTACTCGCCCGTGCGGGTGGTTGCGGTACCCACCAGCGCTGCCTTGCAACTCTACCCCAACCCCAGCCACGGCCCGCTCACGCTCACCGGTGCGCAGCCCGGCGCCCTGGTGCGGGTCCTCGACAGGTTGGGCCGCGTGGTGCTGACTACCCCAGCCGACGCCGCTGGCTCGGCCCAGCTGGTGCTGCCGGCCGGGCTGCCTGCCGGGCTCTATATCGTACGGGCCGGGCACCACGCCGGTCGCCTGGTACGCGAGTAACCCCACTGTTAAAACTACTGGAAGACCAAAAGGCCGGGCGCAACAGCACCCGGCCTTTTCGTTGGCTACAAGCAGCGGCGGCTTCGTGCCTTACCAGTAGCCAGCTTACCAGGCTACTGCCGGCAGCCCTGGCTCACTGGTTTCAGCCTTACGCCGCCGGACTTACCGCAGCCAGGGCGGCGGCTTCGGCGCGCAGGGCCGTTACGCGGGCAGCCAGCAGCACCCGGGCGGCGGCGGAAGCGGCCGGATCGGGCTCGTCGCGGGCCAGGTCGGTGGCCAGCTCCCCAGCCACCGGGCGTAGCGGGCCGTTTCGGCGGGCTCGGTAGGGAAGGGGGCCGTCTGGAGCTGAGTTACCCCGCGCCGGCGCCGGGCCAGGCTAGCCGAGCGGTTCTGTTGCTGGGTCAGGCGCTGCCCGAGCTCCTGCAACTGCTCCTGGCAGTCGAGCAGGCGGCGGCGCAGCAGCTCGGGAGCGGCTGCAGCAGCATCAGTAGGGCGGAACAGGGCTTCGGGTGGGGCAGGGGCGTGAGAGGGTCGTAGCCGCTGGGCTCGGGAGGAGCGGCCGGGCCCTGACCCAGCGGCGGGGGCAGCAGGCGGCTGAGGCCGTGCAGGCGAGGGGCCATGGCCGCGGGCATACCTTTGCGGCCGGTTTCGATGTGGGCAATAAAGCCGGCCGATACATCCAGGTAGTGGGCCAGCTGCCGCACCGACAGGCCGAAATGCGCGCGGACCACAGTGACCAGATTAACTTCGGGCGAAGGAGAAGAGGTTGTCATAAGGGCGAAAAAGTATGCTTACATTCGGACCCGCTCAAGCGGAGCCCGGCGGTACATCAAGCCGGTGAGAATAAGGGAGCTGTATACCAGGAACAGGTACATACTCATGCTGCACTTGTTGCAGTCGTATACCTTGGCGTGGTATACGCAGTTTTGACTGCGATGTACGCGTATACCGGCAGCAAGGCTTGCGGATGCTGATAATTTTCTGTGAAAAAGCAGCGTGGGCCAAGTGTGGCCTCGGCTGCACCAGAGTGCGGCTGCCTCTGGCGGACCTGGCGCCGGCTGCCTGGGTAGTACAATAGCTTGCCCAAGTGGAATATAGGTTCGGGCAAATATTGTTTCGCTACCTTACCCGGCAAACGCCGCTGATGAGCTCCCGCACCCTCGACATTTCACCGCTGCCCTACGCCCGTTTGGGCGGGGCCCTGTATCTGACCATTATTCTGTGCGGGCTCTTTTCCGAGGGCTTCGTGATGAGCCAGCTCGTAGGAGCCGACGCGGCCGCCACGGCCCGCAATATCCTGGCTTCCCCGCTGCTCTGGCGCTGGGCCGTGGCGGCCAATGTGCTGCTGGTACTGTGCGCCCTGCCGTTGCTCTGGATTGAGTACCTGCTGCTGCGGCCCGTGAATCACGCGCTAGTGATGCTGTCGGTGGTGTTTAACCTGGCCTCGCTAGCCGTGGAGGCGGTTAGCAAAGTGTTTATGCTGCTGGTGCTGCCCCTGCTCAGCAGCGCCGACTACCTAGCTGCTTTCGGTCCCCGGCAGCTGCCCATGCTGGGCCATATAGCCCTGCGCCTGCACGACATTTCCTTCAATGTGGCCTTAATTTTCTTTGGCTGCACCTGCCTGCTCAACGGCTACCTGATTTACAAGTCGGGCTACTTTCCCAAGGTGCTGGGTTTGCTGATGCAGGCTGCGGGCGGTTGCTACCTGGTGGCGTGTACGGCGGCCCTGTTTGCTCCCGAGCTGGCCAACGTGCTGCTGCCGACCATTCTGCTGCCCTGCCTGATTGGGGAGCTGTGCATGAGCTTGTGGCTGCTGCTCAAAGGCGTAAACGCGGCCCAGTGGCAGGCCCGGGTAAGCCAGGTCGCCTAGGCCGCGCCACAGCGTTTTTTAGAGCTTCATATAGTCGCGCTTGGCCATTTCTTTACTTGGCTTGGGCGTATCGGGGTGTTGGTCCAGCAGCTCGCGCACCTGCTCGGGCGTGATTTCGGTGAAGTCTTTGATGACCCGCAGTGGGGCCTGAAACTGCTCGGGCTTCAGGCCGCTGCTCACGGCCACCACCCGCATCTTGGCCTTGTAAGCCGCCTGCTCACCTAGCAGGGCATCTTCAAACACCACGCAACGCTCCGGCGGCACGCCCAGCTTCTGGGATACGACGGTAAAGGTGTCGGCGTGGGGCTTGCCCTTGTCCACGTCGTCCTTGCCGGTTATCACGTCGAAGTACTGGCGCAGGTCGAGGTGGTCGATGATGTAGCTGATGGTTTCGGGCGGGGAGCCGGTGCCCAGCCCGATTTTGAAGCCGGCAGTGCGGGCAGCCCGCAAAAACTCCGTAAGGCCGGGAGTTTCCTTACGCTTGTCCCAATACAGCACCCGGTACAGAAACTCGCGCTGGGAGGCGTACTCCTTGAGCTCCTTTTCCGGCACTGGGTTACGAAACACAGTTTTGAGAATGTTGGTGGCCGGCATCCCGTTCAGGCGCTTGAGCAGCTGCCGGGCATTGGTAGTCAGACCATGCTCCCGAAACAATAGCTGGAAAGCCTTGGCCTGGTAGGGCGTATTATCAATCAGGACGCCGTCCATGTCGAAGATAAGGGCGTAGGGAGTTGGCGAAGAAGGCATAGGGAAAGCAGAACATGAGAAGCCGGAAGTAGCACTGCGTGTACGCACCACCGGCTATTTTGGCCGCTAGCGCCGTGATTACGGCGGCAGGCTGTTACCTTTGCGGCCGCTGTAGCCGGCCCAATTTCGTGGAGCGGCGGCGCAGCCGAACCAACGCGTTACGGATTTGAAAAAGAGCCTGTTCCTGTGGGGCGCTGCCATGCTGGCGGCTCCCGCCTTTGCCCAGAAAACCGCCAAGCCCATTGCCCGCCCCAAGCTCGTGGTCGGCATCGTGGTGGACCAGATGCGCTACGACTACCTGTACCGCTACTGGAATAAGTACGGCAACGACGGCTTCAAACGGCTGCTGGGCGAAGGGTTTAGCTACGAAAACACCCACTACAATTACGTGCCGACCTACACCGGGCCCGGGCACGCCAGCATTTATACCGGCACCACGCCCTCTATGCACGGCATCGTGGGCAACAACTGGTTTGTGCGCGAGGAAGGCAAGGGTACTTACGTCACCGAGGACAAAACCGTGCGGGGCGTGGGCGGCAGCGGGCCCGAGGGGCAGATGTCGCCGCGCCACATGCTGACCACGACCATCACCGACGAGCTGCGCCTGGCCACCAACTTCCAGAGCAAGGTAATCGGGGTCTGCATCAAGGACCGGGGCTCCATCTTGCCCGCCGGCCACGCGGCCAACGCCGCCTACTGGTACGACGGCTCCAACGGCGCTTTTATCACCAGCACGTTCTACGCCCAGCAGCTGCCCGCCTGGGTGGCGCAGTTCAACAGCCAGCAGCGGGCCGCCCAGTACCTCGACAAGCCCTGGGAAACCCTGCTGCCCATCAGCCAATACACCGAAAGCACCCCCGACGACGTGGCCTGGGAATCGGCTTTCCGGGGCGAGGACAAGCCCGTGTTTCCCCACGACCTGCCCAAGCTGAGCGCCCAGGCACCCCGGGCCGTGCAGGGGGCTTTGAAGGCCGAGGGTGAAAAAGCGCCCGTAGCCACGCCCCGCAACCTAGACTTGATTCGCTCCACACCCTTCGGCAACTCCCTTACGCTGGACTTTGCCCTGGAAGCCGTGCGGGCCGAGCAGCTAGGCCAGCGCGGCCAAACCGACTTCCTGGCCCTGAGCTTTTCCTCGACCGACTACGTGGGGCACCAGTTCGGCACCACCGCCATTGAAACCGAAGATACCTACCTGCGCCTCGACCAGGATATTGCCCGCCTGCTGAACTCCCTCGACAAAACCGTGGGCAAAGGTCAGGTGCTCGTGTTCTTGTCGGCCGACCACGCCGCGGCCCAGTCGCCCAACTTCATGCTGGAGCACCACCTGCCGGCCGGCTCGGTGGGCCCCCGCCTCATGCGCGACTCGATTCAGCAGCAGCTGGTGAAGCGGCACGGGGCCGGCAACTGGGTGCTGAGCTACGAAAACCAGCAAGTGTACCTCAACCGCCCCCTGATTGCCCAGAAGCAGCTTAACCTGCGCACGGTACAGGATGAGGTGGTAGACATTGCCGTAAACCTCTCGGGCGTCAACCGCGCCATCACCGCCGACGACTTGCAGAAGTCGCACTGGGAAAGCGGCATGCTGATGTACCTGGAAAACGGCTACTTCCCCAAGCGCAGCGGCGACGTGATGGTGGTGCTGCAGCCGGGCTGGCTGGAGTCGTACTCCTTCCCCATAAGCAAGGGCACAA belongs to Hymenobacter cellulosilyticus and includes:
- the pafA gene encoding alkaline phosphatase PafA, translating into MKKSLFLWGAAMLAAPAFAQKTAKPIARPKLVVGIVVDQMRYDYLYRYWNKYGNDGFKRLLGEGFSYENTHYNYVPTYTGPGHASIYTGTTPSMHGIVGNNWFVREEGKGTYVTEDKTVRGVGGSGPEGQMSPRHMLTTTITDELRLATNFQSKVIGVCIKDRGSILPAGHAANAAYWYDGSNGAFITSTFYAQQLPAWVAQFNSQQRAAQYLDKPWETLLPISQYTESTPDDVAWESAFRGEDKPVFPHDLPKLSAQAPRAVQGALKAEGEKAPVATPRNLDLIRSTPFGNSLTLDFALEAVRAEQLGQRGQTDFLALSFSSTDYVGHQFGTTAIETEDTYLRLDQDIARLLNSLDKTVGKGQVLVFLSADHAAAQSPNFMLEHHLPAGSVGPRLMRDSIQQQLVKRHGAGNWVLSYENQQVYLNRPLIAQKQLNLRTVQDEVVDIAVNLSGVNRAITADDLQKSHWESGMLMYLENGYFPKRSGDVMVVLQPGWLESYSFPISKGTTHGSLNNYDTHVPLVFWGWRVKHGESRMPAKITDIAATLASWLHIQEPNGSTGTPLLEVLR
- a CDS encoding T9SS type A sorting domain-containing protein → MVPRRPATGRADAVHRRPAGEGAVRLAWATASEQNSATFEMQRSLDGKTFAAIGTVQAAGSSTSRRSYAWLDTRLPQGVSVLYYRLRQVDTDGTVSYSPVRVVAVPTSAALQLYPNPSHGPLTLTGAQPGALVRVLDRLGRVVLTTPADAAGSAQLVLPAGLPAGLYIVRAGHHAGRLVRE
- a CDS encoding helix-turn-helix domain-containing protein, yielding MTTSSPSPEVNLVTVVRAHFGLSVRQLAHYLDVSAGFIAHIETGRKGMPAAMAPRLHGLSRLLPPPLGQGPAAPPEPSGYDPLTPLPHPKPCSALLMLLQPLPSCCAAACSTARSSCRSSGSA
- a CDS encoding helix-turn-helix domain-containing protein, whose protein sequence is MPDTESLISLTAAVRAHFGLTVRQLARYLGVSSGFVSHLEAGRRGLSPALAPRLLVLTPLLPPPLGRARHPLLRPPPPSIHWRPCPPRRCRAAAPGPATTEHLRRYWRRYWRRYQLQLLSQGQQLALFQRQAAALEHRRAGLVLLRAATPPTDPAEAAHYARWLDELAADLTVADPDPAATAATGRLLAARVAGLRATLALLLAA
- a CDS encoding DUF4386 domain-containing protein, with the translated sequence MSSRTLDISPLPYARLGGALYLTIILCGLFSEGFVMSQLVGADAAATARNILASPLLWRWAVAANVLLVLCALPLLWIEYLLLRPVNHALVMLSVVFNLASLAVEAVSKVFMLLVLPLLSSADYLAAFGPRQLPMLGHIALRLHDISFNVALIFFGCTCLLNGYLIYKSGYFPKVLGLLMQAAGGCYLVACTAALFAPELANVLLPTILLPCLIGELCMSLWLLLKGVNAAQWQARVSQVA
- a CDS encoding beta strand repeat-containing protein, which encodes MLGLLPWAAQAQAPAGGTTPSLGTVLNADGTLRPGGAGSFDATGYRMKLDSASGQPTFRPAGADDDTWQDGFGMNGADGIVRAVARAANGDLYVGGEFTIVGAVAARGIARWNGTAWSGLGNGTAPATSINNGVSSSVNALAVLGNDLYVGGLFSQAYTVGGPVAVNGVAKWNGTAWSGLGNGSTVATYNNNGVGVVYALAVLGTDLYVGGSFTTAYSASGSMSVNRVAKWNGTSWSGLGNGTAVATSTNNGVNNTVNALAVLGTDLYVGGRFTDASSASGSVPTRFVARWDGSAWNGMGNGSNVATVGNNGVNNVVNALAVLNNELYVGGQHTAANGTSGTVAASRIAKWDGVSWSRLSSGLATLASNGVNTSVNALAVLNNELYVGGTFNAVANASTSVPANNLAKWDGTTWSGLGNGTAPVTSTNNGTNNYVTALAVLGNDLYVGGAFNAVASASGPATINYVAKWDGAAWSSLGSGLNGADGYIRAVARAANGDLYVGGDFTSVGPVAANRVARWNGRAWSALGNGSAPATSTNNGVSRLVYALAVLGNDLYVGGSFTTAYTTGGPVETNNIARWDGTAWSGLGNGSASANIINNGANSSVYALAVLGNDLYLGGSFTAAYTTGGSVRANNIVKWDGAAWSGLGNGSAAATSTNNGVNSSVNVLAVLGTDLYMGGNFTAANSASAIVLAQRIVKWDGTAWSALGNGSATATSTNNGVSSLVDALAVLDNNLYVGGLFSTATNASGPVPVNSIAKWNGTTWSALGNGASTATSFNNGVNGTVHALAAWGNELYVGGHFSTVNTASSVTTVNRLAKWNGSAWSAVGTGLNNGVEALLVTSSQIVAGGYFTTVGDGSKVTVRIAIYGAPPPRYR
- a CDS encoding HAD family hydrolase, producing the protein MPSSPTPYALIFDMDGVLIDNTPYQAKAFQLLFREHGLTTNARQLLKRLNGMPATNILKTVFRNPVPEKELKEYASQREFLYRVLYWDKRKETPGLTEFLRAARTAGFKIGLGTGSPPETISYIIDHLDLRQYFDVITGKDDVDKGKPHADTFTVVSQKLGVPPERCVVFEDALLGEQAAYKAKMRVVAVSSGLKPEQFQAPLRVIKDFTEITPEQVRELLDQHPDTPKPSKEMAKRDYMKL